One stretch of Janibacter limosus DNA includes these proteins:
- a CDS encoding PfkB family carbohydrate kinase — MNPRVIHTAQALVDLVVEVPDLPRRGGNVMASAATRYAGGAVTILLAAVRSGAEAVHAGAHGRGPNGDLVRETLTAEGVTLSAPVVEDLDTGVCVVMVEPSAERTFVTTQEAERRITPESLQTSAPVAGDLVCVSGYSFVGRTRDPLITWLESLPDEVVVVLDPGAVFAELDSSLRSRIVALTDVWTGNGEESEDFGRAKGMGPAAEAVAALLKPGAVAVVRDGEEGCAVHVDGVTTIVPGYPEKAVDTNGAGDTHTGVLLAERAKGTPWADACRRANAAGAIKVTRRGPTTAPTAAEIDAYLATRG; from the coding sequence ATGAACCCCCGGGTGATCCACACCGCGCAAGCGCTCGTCGACCTCGTCGTCGAAGTGCCCGACCTCCCCAGGCGAGGTGGCAATGTGATGGCTTCTGCCGCAACGCGATACGCCGGGGGAGCGGTGACCATCCTCCTGGCTGCCGTGCGTTCAGGAGCCGAAGCGGTGCACGCCGGCGCACACGGGCGGGGGCCCAACGGCGACCTCGTGCGGGAAACGCTGACGGCCGAGGGCGTGACGCTCTCGGCGCCCGTCGTCGAGGACCTGGACACGGGCGTCTGCGTGGTCATGGTCGAGCCCTCCGCCGAGCGCACCTTCGTCACCACGCAGGAGGCCGAGCGGCGGATCACGCCGGAGTCGCTGCAGACGAGCGCACCGGTGGCGGGGGACCTGGTCTGCGTGAGTGGATACAGCTTCGTCGGGCGCACCCGGGACCCGCTCATCACCTGGCTGGAGTCGCTCCCCGACGAGGTCGTCGTCGTGCTCGACCCCGGTGCGGTCTTCGCGGAGCTGGACTCCTCCCTTCGCTCCCGCATCGTCGCGCTGACCGATGTCTGGACCGGCAATGGCGAGGAGTCCGAGGACTTCGGTCGGGCGAAGGGGATGGGGCCGGCCGCCGAGGCCGTCGCTGCCCTGCTGAAGCCGGGCGCCGTCGCCGTCGTGCGCGATGGTGAGGAGGGATGCGCCGTGCACGTCGACGGCGTGACCACGATCGTGCCGGGCTACCCGGAAAAGGCGGTCGACACCAACGGCGCCGGCGACACCCACACCGGAGTCCTGCTCGCGGAGCGGGCGAAGGGGACGCCGTGGGCCGATGCCTGCCGCCGGGCCAATGCTGCAGGAGCCATCAAGGTCACCCGGCGCGGACCGACGACCGCGCCCACGGCCGCCGAGATCGACGCCTACCTCGCCACTCGCGGCTGA
- a CDS encoding MerR family transcriptional regulator, with amino-acid sequence MTSRTKGATPLPAAVAAGAPPDREHTWTIREVADEFGVTTRTVRHYEDIGLISPERQGTTRLFHRRDRTRLALILRGKRLGFPLDEIATIINLYDAPRGHRSQLEYVLSQIDERREDLEQRRRDIDDALSELETFEQRCRADLDARPDAG; translated from the coding sequence ATGACAAGCCGGACGAAGGGGGCGACTCCCCTACCTGCAGCGGTGGCCGCAGGCGCACCCCCCGACCGGGAGCACACCTGGACGATCCGCGAGGTCGCGGACGAGTTCGGCGTCACCACCCGCACGGTGCGCCACTACGAGGACATCGGCCTGATCTCCCCGGAGCGGCAGGGCACAACGCGCCTGTTTCACCGTCGCGACCGGACGCGGCTGGCGCTCATCCTGCGCGGCAAGCGCCTCGGGTTTCCCCTCGATGAGATCGCCACGATCATCAACCTCTACGACGCCCCGCGCGGCCACCGCAGCCAGCTGGAGTACGTGCTCTCGCAGATCGACGAGCGGCGCGAGGACCTGGAGCAACGCCGGCGCGACATCGACGATGCCTTGTCCGAGCTGGAGACCTTCGAGCAGCGCTGTCGCGCAGATCTCGATGCCCGTCCCGACGCTGGCTGA